The Lactuca sativa cultivar Salinas chromosome 2, Lsat_Salinas_v11, whole genome shotgun sequence genome includes a window with the following:
- the LOC111880306 gene encoding transposon Tf2-1 polyprotein produces the protein MARTRSGNVNANGDRNQPPVVQQIPVVEEVAPEPVTMAGVQAMIQAMLDRQMEETRRLLQQNREEGTIQIEQPELNEGQTEEGDYSGTVGQVNQPIVQENNQDDGFERNGCKYKYFQTCKPSTFTGKEDLIGVMDWISEMELAFMTCGCRGKLQTTFAVRQFRGGAVRWWNTLGKTLSPNKPLELTWAEFLVQFKRKYCSAQNLLELENQFLTLKKGSMSIDEYTNNFTEKMEFALRLVPDELTKIDKYAKGLPWEYAVPVRQAPTLEAAIWAAKSVEDMIKGRAASKVEVGEKRKFDGSSRSGKKGRFSKFGSRGGGSEAKWCDKCKKKHSGKCDGGVTCYKCGKPGHYANECTFTKKVCYECNEEGHISRDCPKKKETGRPNIPPKPKARAFQMTLEAAKEAADVASGTFLVNGLPANILFDSGANYSFVSHKFGGKLALPIEKLDNALIVEVASGKFVHVSNRIRNIVIDLNGNEFHEELLPIELNGFDIVLGMDWLSANDAEIQCRKKIVKVNPPGKESFMVYGDKRRVNSGIISLMKARKCLSKGCASYLAFVIDAKKEKKEVQNIPVVCDYPEVFPEDLPGLPPDRQVEFRIDLLPGTTPIAKAPYRLAPTEMKELMTQLQELLDNGFIRPSSSPWGAPVLFVKKKDGSMRMCIDYRELNKATVKNKYPLPRIDDLFDQLQGSSYFSKIDLRSGYHQLKVRKQDIEKTAFRTRYGHYEFLVMSFGLTNAPAAFMDLMNRVCKPFLDKSVIVFIDDILIYSKSQEEHGKHLREVLEVLKKEKLFAKFSKCDFWIREVQFLGHVVNQEGIMVDPAKIEAVMKWERPKSPTEIRSFLGLAGYYRRFIQGFSSIAAPLTALTHKGATYTWSEKHDEAFEKLKKKLCEAPILSLPDGVEDFAVYSDASGVGLGCVLTQREKVIAYASRQLKEHEKNYPTHDLELAAVVFALKIWRHYLYGTKCKLFTDHKSLQYLFNQKELNMRQRRWLELLKDYDCEILYHPGKANIVADALSRKVNLERKRPRALRIEVVSTIVESIRKAQEEALEKNDRKEERLGRTLVFGTNSRGLKVFQDRIWVPKTGGIRDLLMEEAHKTMYSIHPGSTKMYRDLKPYYWWPTMKLDVAKYVAECVTCARVKAQHQKPYGSLEPLPVPMGKWEDITMDFVTKLPRTKNGHDMIWVVVDRFTKSAHFIAANEKWSMDKLANAYVKEIVRLHGVPLTIVSDRDSRFTSRFWRSLQEELGTKLCLSTAYHPQTDGQSERTIQTLEDMLRACTLEFQGNWDEHLPLVEFSYNNSFHSSIKMAPYQALYGQKCRTPSCWLEAGEKQFMGPEIVHETAEKLKVIRERMLAAQDRQKSYADKKRRPITFEDGDSVLLKVSPWKGLIRFGKRGKLSPRFIGPFKVLQKIGNQAYKLELPEELNGIHNTFHVCYLRKFTGDVPDIIPISELRMDENKRLVEEPEAIVDHKTKKLRRKMVDLVLVRWKHSNGPNLTWETEDDMMSRYPHLFADA, from the coding sequence atggcaaggacccgtagcggaaacgtgaacgcgaatggagataggaaccaacccccagtggttcaacaaatacctgttgtagaagaagttgcacctgaaccagtcacgatggccggagtgcaagcgatgatccaggctatgttggatcgtcaaatggaggaaactagacgtttgctccagcaaaatcgagaggaaggcactattcaaatcgaacagcctgagttgaacgaagggcagactgaggaaggagactacagtggaactgttggtcaagtcaaccaaccaatagttcaagaaaataaccaagatgacggattcgagagaaatggatgcaagtacaagtattttcagacttgcaagccatcgactttcacgggaaaggaagatctaatcggagtcatggattggatctcggagatggagttagctttcatgacatgcggttgcagagggaaactacagaccacgtttgcagtgcgtcagtttcgaggaggcgctgtacgttggtggaatactttggggaagactttaagccccaacaaacccctggaactgacatgggcagaatttctggtacaattcaaacgaaagtactgctcagctcaaaacctgctcgagctagagaaccagtttctaaccctaaagaaggggagcatgtcaatcgatgaatacacgaacaacttcacagaaaagatggaatttgccttgcgtcttgttccggatgagctgacgaaaattgataagtacgcaaagggattaccatgggagtacgcggtgccagtgcgtcaggcacctactttggaggcagctatctgggctgccaagtctgtggaggatatgattaagggaagagctgccagcaaagtcgaggttggcgagaaaaggaaatttgacggatcctcaaggtccggtaagaagggtagattctcgaagtttggttcgagaggaggaggatcagaagcgaagtggtgtgacaagtgcaagaaaaagcactctgggaagtgtgatggaggggtcacttgttacaaatgcggaaagcctgggcactatgccaatgaatgcacgttcactaagaaggtctgttatgagtgcaacgaggaggggcacatttcaagggattgcccgaagaagaaggagacgggaagacccaacataccaccgaagccgaaggcaagagccttccagatgacgctcgaggctgcaaaggaggcagcagacgtcgcttcaggtacctttcttgtaaatggtttgcctgcaaatatactatttgattccggagccaactactcctttgtatcacataaatttggtgggaaattagcattgcctatagaaaaactagataatgccctgattgtagaagttgccagtggcaaattcgtacatgttagtaatcgtattaggaacatcgtcattgacctaaacggaaacgaattccacgaagagctattacccatagagttaaacggttttgacatcgttttgggtatggattggcttagcgctaacgatgctgagattcaatgccggaagaagatagtaaaggtgaacccacccggaaaggaatcatttatggtgtacggggacaaacgcagagtgaattctggaatcatctccctgatgaaagccaggaaatgtttgtcaaagggatgtgcatcatacttggcattcgtaatcgatgccaagaaggagaagaaagaggtgcagaatataccggttgtgtgcgattatccggaagtctttcccgaagatcttcccggattaccacctgatagacaagtggagtttcgtatagacttgttaccaggaacaacaccgatagcaaaggcaccttaccgattagcaccgacggagatgaaggagctcatgacgcaacttcaggagctgttggacaacggttttattcgacctagttcatcaccctggggagctccggtgttattcgtgaagaagaaagacggaagtatgagaatgtgtatagactaccgagagctgaataaggcaacggtgaagaacaagtatccattaccgaggattgatgacctattcgatcagctgcaaggttcgagctacttctcaaagatcgatcttaggtcaggatatcatcagctaaaggtgagaaagcaggatattgagaagactgcattcagaacgagatatggacactacgagttcttggttatgtcattcgggctaaccaatgctcccgcagcattcatggatttgatgaatagggtttgtaaaccattcctcgataaatccgtgatagtgttcatcgacgacattctcatctactcgaaaagccaagaggagcatggtaagcatctacgggaagtattagaagtgttgaagaaggagaagctttttgcaaagttctccaaatgcgacttttggatacgggaagtccaattcttgggtcatgttgttaaccaggagggaataatggttgaccccgcaaagatcgaggctgtgatgaagtgggaacgtccgaaaagtcccacggaaattcgaagctttctaggattagccggatattatcgacgatttatccaaggcttttcttcgatagctgctccattaacagctttgactcataaaggagctacatatacgtggagtgagaaacacgatgaggcattcgagaaactaaagaagaagttatgtgaagcaccgatactttctctacccgatggagtcgaagatttcgcggtttatagtgatgcttctggagtcgggttgggttgtgttctgacccaaagagaaaaggtgatagcatacgcatctcgacaattgaaagagcacgaaaagaactaccccactcatgatctggagttggcagcggtagtttttgccttaaagatatggaggcattacctctacggcacaaagtgcaaactcttcactgatcataagagtctccagtatctctttaatcagaaggagttgaacatgaggcaacgacgctggctagaacttctcaaggactacgactgtgagatactttaccacccaggtaaagcaaatattgttgctgatgctctcagtcggaaagtcaatctggaaaggaaaaggccaagggcgttaagaattgaagtcgtctcgacgattgtcgaaagtatcaggaaagctcaagaagaagctttagagaaaaatgaccgaaaggaagaacgtttgggaagaacgttagtgttcggtacaaacagtcgtggactgaaggtattccaagatcgaatttgggtacctaagacgggaggaataagagatcttctgatggaagaagcacacaagaccatgtactcgattcatcccggtagcactaaaatgtatagggacctaaaaccctactactggtggccgacgatgaagctcgatgttgcgaagtatgtggccgagtgcgtaacatgtgcgagggttaaggcacaacatcagaaaccgtatgggagtttagaacctttacctgtacccatgggtaaatgggaagacatcaccatggattttgtgactaaactgcccaggacgaagaacggtcacgacatgatttgggtagtcgtggatcgtttcaccaagagtgcacacttcatagcagccaacgagaagtggtctatggataagctcgcaaatgcttacgtgaaggaaattgtaagacttcacggtgttcctcttacgattgtatcagatcgtgatagtcgtttcacgtcaaggttttggaggagtctacaagaggagttaggtacaaagttgtgtttgagtactgcttatcatccgcaaactgatggtcagagcgaaagaacgattcaaacattggaagatatgctaagagcatgtaccctcgaattccaaggaaattgggacgagcacttacctctggtagaattttcctacaacaatagttttcactcgagcatcaagatggcaccttaccaagccttgtatggacagaagtgtcgtacgccgtcttgttggcttgaagccggagagaagcagtttatgggccccgagatagtccatgagactgctgagaagttgaaggtgattagggaaagaatgttagcagcccaggatcgtcagaagagctatgctgacaagaaaagacgaccgataaccttcgaagatggggattccgttttgcttaaagtctcaccgtggaagggacttataagattcgggaaacgaggaaagttgagtccaaggtttattggaccattcaaagttcttcagaagatagggaaccaagcttacaagttggaattgcccgaagaactcaatggtattcataacactttccatgtgtgttatttgaggaaattcacgggagatgttcccgacataattccaatctcagagttaaggatggatgagaataaaaggctggtcgaagagcctgaggcaattgttgaccataagactaagaagttacgacgcaagatggtcgacttggtgctagtccgatggaaacattcgaatgggccgaatctcacttgggaaacagaggatgacatgatgagtcgctatccacatctgtttgctgatgcatga